In Candidatus Poribacteria bacterium, the following are encoded in one genomic region:
- a CDS encoding phytanoyl-CoA dioxygenase family protein: MNAESPLQDRRFKLSPDELSHWNENGYLVRLNVFTAEENDAFRQTAEDIVDRKRPFPTVHIDQNALVRDGKAEQQGIYAMHKIHFPSCYDPEFLARVRDPRLTDPLVDLLGPDILGINTLFIWKAPKIGLGFPWHQDKFYFRTRFNTETTVGTWTAIDPADRENGCLYVIPGSHKRDIFQHDALEGSQQQEFKMAQGVRDEDGVAVEVPPGAVIWFHSHLLHKSMDNHSLRFRRSFVAHYLSAQAEWVKPKPTGGSAVMWIRGKTHPGKVQEVEHDVLPIPES; this comes from the coding sequence ATGAATGCAGAATCACCGCTACAGGATCGACGTTTTAAACTAAGTCCAGATGAACTCTCACATTGGAATGAGAACGGTTACCTCGTCCGTTTGAACGTATTCACCGCGGAAGAGAACGATGCATTCCGCCAAACCGCCGAAGACATTGTAGACAGGAAACGCCCATTTCCAACCGTCCACATCGATCAGAATGCCCTCGTCAGAGACGGGAAAGCAGAGCAGCAAGGCATCTATGCGATGCACAAAATCCATTTTCCGAGCTGCTACGACCCAGAATTCCTTGCACGCGTTCGGGATCCGCGTCTCACGGATCCACTCGTTGACCTGCTAGGTCCGGATATCCTCGGTATCAATACGCTGTTTATCTGGAAAGCCCCAAAGATTGGTCTCGGTTTCCCGTGGCATCAAGATAAGTTCTACTTCCGCACTCGGTTTAATACGGAGACAACTGTCGGGACGTGGACAGCTATCGACCCTGCAGACCGAGAGAACGGTTGCCTCTATGTGATTCCGGGTAGCCATAAACGCGATATTTTTCAACACGACGCTCTTGAAGGCTCACAACAGCAGGAATTCAAAATGGCACAAGGTGTTCGAGACGAAGACGGTGTAGCGGTGGAAGTCCCGCCCGGTGCAGTCATCTGGTTCCACAGTCATCTTCTGCATAAGAGCATGGACAATCACAGTCTGCGGTTCCGCCGGAGTTTTGTCGCCCATTACCTCAGTGCGCAAGCGGAATGGGTAAAGCCTAAACCGACCGGAGGGTCCGCCGTCATGTGGATTCGCGGCAAAACCCATCCCGGTAAAGTCCAAGAAGTTGAACATGATGTTCTACCCATCCCCGAATCTTAG
- a CDS encoding circularly permuted type 2 ATP-grasp protein, with product MTGFDGYNTDGFYDEMFTPDGNARPAVQMLVERIESFPEGELNRRQIAAEHALLRMGITFNVYADEQGIEKIFPFDLIPRIINASEWNWIERGLKQRIHALNLFIDDVYHDQKILKDGVVPADVVLSSERYLQQCIGLNPPRGVWCHITGTDLVRDGDGQIYVLEDNLGCPSGVSYVVENRQLMKRTFPQLFGMSQIQPVEEYPSQLLNMLRYLVTDKVLSPEVALLTPGIYNSAYFEHSFLAQQMGVELVEGRDLVVVDGFVHMRTTKGFERVDVIYRRINDDFLDPTVLNPESMLGVPGLMDVYKAGRVALVNAPGTCVADDKVVCSFVPKIIKYYLDEDIIVPNVPTYMCWEDTDRKYVLEHLEELVVKEANQSGGYGMLIGPHSTKAEREEFARRIKDNPRNYIAQPTLSLSRVPVLIDDHFEGRHVDLRPFILYGEDIYVLPGGLTRVALKKGSLVVNSSQGGGSKDTWVLSNPT from the coding sequence ATGACAGGATTTGATGGATACAATACTGATGGATTTTATGATGAGATGTTCACGCCAGACGGAAATGCCCGTCCTGCTGTTCAGATGCTGGTAGAACGCATTGAAAGTTTTCCTGAAGGCGAGTTAAATCGCCGCCAAATTGCCGCTGAACACGCCTTGCTCCGAATGGGCATAACCTTCAACGTCTATGCCGACGAACAGGGTATCGAAAAAATATTTCCTTTCGATCTTATCCCGAGAATTATTAATGCCAGCGAATGGAACTGGATAGAACGCGGGCTCAAACAGCGCATCCACGCCCTGAATTTATTCATTGACGACGTTTACCACGATCAGAAGATTCTCAAGGATGGCGTTGTCCCAGCGGACGTTGTGCTTTCATCGGAACGATACCTACAGCAATGCATAGGTTTGAATCCACCGCGCGGCGTTTGGTGCCATATCACCGGAACGGATTTGGTTCGTGATGGCGACGGACAAATCTATGTATTAGAAGATAATCTTGGGTGTCCATCCGGGGTTTCTTACGTCGTGGAAAATCGGCAGTTAATGAAACGGACCTTTCCACAACTTTTTGGGATGTCCCAGATTCAACCTGTGGAGGAATACCCGAGTCAACTCCTGAATATGCTCCGGTATCTTGTGACTGACAAAGTGCTGTCTCCCGAAGTTGCCTTGCTTACACCCGGTATTTACAATTCTGCCTACTTTGAACATTCCTTCCTTGCACAACAGATGGGGGTTGAATTAGTTGAAGGACGCGATCTCGTCGTGGTGGACGGGTTCGTTCACATGCGGACGACAAAAGGTTTTGAGCGTGTTGATGTGATCTATCGCCGCATTAACGACGATTTCCTTGACCCAACCGTGCTTAATCCTGAATCAATGTTGGGTGTCCCAGGGTTAATGGATGTTTACAAAGCAGGGCGCGTTGCTTTGGTCAATGCCCCGGGGACTTGCGTCGCCGACGACAAAGTCGTCTGTTCGTTCGTGCCAAAGATTATCAAGTACTACCTCGACGAAGACATTATCGTCCCAAACGTCCCGACCTATATGTGCTGGGAAGACACAGATCGAAAATACGTTCTGGAGCATCTCGAAGAACTCGTTGTGAAGGAAGCAAACCAGTCTGGCGGCTACGGGATGTTGATCGGCCCGCATTCAACCAAAGCAGAACGCGAAGAATTTGCACGCCGCATCAAAGACAACCCGCGCAACTACATCGCCCAACCGACACTCTCGCTTTCACGGGTGCCGGTGCTGATTGACGACCATTTTGAAGGACGGCACGTCGATTTGCGCCCCTTTATCCTCTACGGCGAAGATATCTATGTGCTTCCGGGTGGGTTAACACGGGTCGCACTCAAAAAGGGATCCTTGGTCGTCAACTCCTCTCAAGGTGGTGGCAGCAAAGATACCTGGGTCTTATCGAATCCGACGTAG
- a CDS encoding LamG domain-containing protein, with amino-acid sequence MIDWKSPVMILMVLLCGTGICVADVLEDALVGVWLFDENQGGTAEDASGNGHEGDIQGAKWVQGKIGTALEFNGDGNIVEIPHHADFDLTEYTISAWIKTEPTGLWQTVIGKEPVAGNPRNYGIFVAGNTKLLGVNYTTAGAWKTTFSKTVAADGKWHHVAATFDGTFLRAYFDGVMEGETKTEIPPDHNTEPVRIGRWGNPRGDFWSGVLDEVAMFNQALTEDEIQDITMNMRDALAVEASGKLTVTWGALKQSKIERD; translated from the coding sequence ATGATTGATTGGAAATCACCTGTGATGATATTGATGGTTCTGTTGTGTGGCACTGGTATATGCGTAGCGGATGTGTTGGAAGATGCGCTCGTTGGCGTATGGCTTTTCGACGAGAACCAAGGGGGGACAGCGGAAGATGCATCTGGAAACGGCCATGAGGGCGATATTCAGGGTGCGAAATGGGTTCAAGGCAAAATAGGAACGGCTCTCGAATTCAACGGTGATGGAAATATCGTGGAAATCCCACATCACGCCGATTTCGATCTCACGGAATACACAATATCGGCGTGGATCAAAACGGAACCAACCGGACTCTGGCAAACCGTGATAGGAAAGGAACCCGTTGCGGGGAACCCCAGAAATTATGGGATCTTCGTTGCGGGTAATACGAAGTTGCTCGGTGTGAACTACACCACTGCTGGCGCATGGAAGACAACCTTTAGCAAAACAGTCGCTGCCGATGGTAAATGGCATCACGTCGCTGCGACCTTTGATGGCACGTTCCTTCGGGCGTATTTTGACGGTGTGATGGAGGGCGAAACCAAGACTGAGATTCCGCCCGATCATAATACGGAACCTGTCCGAATTGGGCGTTGGGGGAATCCGAGAGGCGATTTCTGGTCAGGCGTGCTGGATGAGGTCGCAATGTTCAATCAGGCACTTACCGAAGACGAGATTCAGGACATCACGATGAACATGCGAGATGCCCTAGCAGTCGAGGCATCGGGGAAACTTACGGTAACATGGGGAGCACTCAAGCAGTCAAAAATTGAACGGGACTAA
- a CDS encoding phytanoyl-CoA dioxygenase family protein: MNTDATLQGRRFGLSPDELAYWNENGYLVRLNVFTPAENDALRQVAEDIVDGKRPYPTTNIDQNALVRDGKIEQQGIYAMHKIHHPSCYCPEFLTRVRDARLTDPLVDILGRDILGINNLFIWKAPKIGLGFPWHQDKFYFRNRFNTETTVGTWTAIDAADRDNGCLYVIPGSHKRDIFEHDDLEGSQQREFKLARGVRDEDGVAVEVPPGAVIWFHSHLLHKSTDNHSLRFRRSYVIHYLSAQAEWAHPAALNGRRRQPVMWIRGKTFPDKVHEVERDVLPISESA, encoded by the coding sequence ATGAACACAGATGCAACACTACAAGGCCGACGTTTTGGCTTAAGTCCAGATGAGTTAGCATATTGGAACGAGAACGGTTACCTCGTCCGTTTGAACGTATTCACTCCGGCAGAGAACGACGCTCTGCGTCAAGTTGCTGAAGACATCGTGGACGGAAAACGTCCATATCCAACCACGAACATTGATCAGAACGCACTCGTCAGAGATGGGAAAATAGAGCAGCAAGGCATCTATGCGATGCACAAGATTCATCATCCGAGTTGTTATTGCCCGGAATTTCTCACACGTGTGCGCGACGCGCGTCTCACGGATCCACTCGTTGACATCCTCGGTCGGGACATCCTCGGCATCAATAATCTATTTATCTGGAAGGCACCGAAAATCGGTCTTGGTTTCCCGTGGCACCAAGACAAATTCTACTTCCGCAATCGGTTTAATACAGAGACAACTGTCGGGACATGGACGGCTATCGATGCCGCAGATAGAGACAACGGTTGCCTCTATGTGATTCCCGGTAGCCACAAACGCGATATTTTTGAGCATGACGACCTCGAAGGCTCACAACAACGGGAGTTCAAACTCGCACGCGGTGTTCGCGATGAAGACGGTGTCGCAGTAGAGGTGCCACCCGGTGCGGTCATTTGGTTCCACAGCCATCTCCTGCATAAGAGCACGGATAACCACAGCCTGCGGTTTCGCCGGAGTTACGTCATCCACTACCTCAGTGCGCAAGCAGAATGGGCACATCCTGCGGCACTCAATGGCAGGCGAAGACAACCCGTCATGTGGATTCGCGGTAAGACCTTCCCCGATAAAGTTCACGAAGTCGAGCGCGATGTGCTGCCCATTTCCGAATCCGCTTGA
- a CDS encoding transposase, producing MQLRAQQIELNPNNKQSTLMSQHAGYARVAFNFALSSFKAGLDKDEWRSHVDIKREFNAVKRDKFDWCDALSQYASKNAIHNFGDAITRWKSGQNKFPIYKNRSGKCSYQADNGLGTVEVYKKRIKLPKIGWVRMREELRYTGEISKVVVSKRNNRWFVSITVRNLESNNYNHQPSLFDDKQPMGIDVGINTLATCSNGDTYENPRPLKRYERKLARANRALSRKVKGSQNWHKAKKRLGGVHYRISNIREDAHHQATTKIVRKASAIGIETLNISGLLKNRSLAKALSDSALSRFLTMLKYKAERRGIPITEADRFFASSKTCSHCGHKQKHLTLSDRVYNCLKCGFSCDRDLNAAINLCPA from the coding sequence ATGCAGTTACGCGCACAGCAAATAGAGTTAAACCCCAATAACAAGCAATCCACGCTTATGTCTCAACATGCTGGCTATGCCCGTGTTGCGTTTAATTTCGCTTTATCGTCCTTTAAAGCAGGATTAGATAAAGACGAATGGCGTAGCCACGTGGACATCAAACGTGAGTTTAACGCTGTTAAGCGTGATAAGTTTGATTGGTGTGATGCCCTATCACAGTATGCCTCCAAGAATGCGATTCACAATTTCGGAGACGCGATAACCCGCTGGAAAAGTGGACAAAACAAGTTTCCCATCTATAAGAACCGAAGTGGTAAATGTTCTTACCAAGCCGACAATGGACTCGGAACGGTTGAAGTCTACAAAAAGCGTATTAAGTTGCCGAAAATCGGCTGGGTGCGCATGCGTGAGGAATTGCGGTATACCGGTGAAATCAGTAAAGTCGTTGTATCTAAACGCAATAATCGCTGGTTTGTGTCTATTACCGTCCGAAACCTTGAGAGCAACAATTATAATCATCAACCGTCTCTCTTTGACGATAAGCAGCCGATGGGCATTGACGTGGGTATCAACACACTGGCGACTTGTTCAAATGGCGATACCTATGAGAACCCACGCCCCCTGAAACGATATGAGCGGAAGTTAGCGCGTGCCAATCGTGCTTTATCGCGCAAGGTGAAAGGCTCACAGAATTGGCATAAGGCAAAGAAACGACTTGGTGGTGTTCATTATCGTATATCAAATATCCGTGAAGATGCACACCACCAAGCGACTACAAAGATTGTCCGTAAAGCAAGTGCTATTGGTATAGAAACACTGAACATCAGCGGACTCTTGAAAAATCGGTCATTAGCAAAGGCGTTATCCGACTCGGCATTGTCGAGATTTCTAACGATGCTCAAATACAAGGCAGAAAGGCGTGGGATACCGATAACCGAAGCCGATAGGTTCTTTGCCAGTTCTAAAACCTGTAGCCACTGCGGACACAAGCAAAAGCACCTTACGCTCTCAGACAGAGTATACAATTGCCTAAAATGCGGTTTTTCCTGTGACCGAGACCTCAACGCGGCTATCAACCTGTGTCCCGCTTGA
- a CDS encoding phytanoyl-CoA dioxygenase family protein: MGITEAEKKQLDELGCIVIPDVLSDEEIRVYRADILRLAEEEKQNGLARQHTDGHGQHVRWLVNKGQMYEQLVARPKVMPYFEHLLGPDYTLSTLTSNIIDPGAPDGGYHVDSVLGSMPEPLPSFPLVANSLWLLDDFTPENGGTRHVPGIHLQRIKPPPGTTHHPDEVRLSAPKGSVFLFNGAIWHSAGANTTDRQRIALICFCCRSFVKPMFDFVHHLKREVVERATPTMRRIYGFDSQPQPPDQSTR; this comes from the coding sequence ATGGGTATCACCGAGGCGGAAAAAAAGCAATTGGACGAACTGGGGTGCATCGTCATTCCTGATGTGCTTTCCGACGAAGAAATTAGGGTTTACAGAGCCGATATACTTCGATTAGCGGAGGAAGAAAAGCAAAACGGGTTGGCACGCCAACATACTGATGGGCATGGTCAGCACGTCCGTTGGTTAGTCAACAAGGGACAGATGTACGAGCAGCTCGTCGCTCGTCCGAAGGTGATGCCCTACTTTGAACATCTGCTCGGTCCTGATTATACACTCAGCACACTCACTTCTAACATTATCGATCCCGGCGCGCCGGATGGTGGCTACCACGTTGATAGCGTACTTGGCTCAATGCCGGAGCCGCTGCCGAGTTTCCCATTGGTTGCCAACAGTCTCTGGTTGCTCGACGATTTCACGCCAGAGAACGGTGGAACTCGTCATGTACCGGGTATCCATCTCCAGCGGATCAAGCCGCCTCCGGGTACCACCCACCATCCCGATGAGGTTCGGCTTTCCGCCCCGAAAGGTTCCGTGTTCCTTTTCAACGGTGCGATCTGGCATTCCGCGGGTGCCAACACAACCGATCGGCAGCGTATCGCGTTAATCTGTTTCTGTTGTCGTTCCTTCGTCAAACCGATGTTCGATTTCGTGCATCATCTCAAACGAGAGGTCGTCGAACGCGCCACCCCGACCATGCGTCGTATCTACGGGTTCGATTCCCAACCCCAACCTCCAGATCAATCCACGCGGTAA